Within the Polymorphobacter megasporae genome, the region AATCGGCGGGTGTAGGACAGCGCGGGATGCGTCGGTGCCAGGGCACCAGACGATCGCGATCGACCGCGGCGGTCTCGCGTCAGGGCTCGGAAGCGACCTTGGTCCCGAGCAGCACCAGCCGGTCGCCAGTAATACCGAACCAGTGCGGAACACCTGCCGGGATCAGAATCACGTCCCCCGGCGCGAGCGGACGCGTGGTTCCGCCGATGATCCGTGCTCCCTCGACCAGATCGGGCTTGACCGTGACCGGCTGCTCGAGCGTGCCGCCCGAGACGAGCGTGCCGGCACCCGCGATGACCGTCGCATATTCGGCCTGATCGGGATGGACCGCCGGTCGCGCCGGTTTTCGCCAGATCTCGATCGCGGCGACAGTCGCGCCGCTACGCAGCAGCGGCTTCCATGCAAACCCCTGCTCCGGCGTCATCGCCTGCGTCATTGCCGCGACCTGCGCGGCTATGTCGGCCGCAGCAGCAAATCCCGTCGGATCGACCGGGGTCTGCGCCGACGCCCCCGGTGCCAGCGCGAATGCAACGAGAAGGCCTGCGCCGAGCCACCGCATCACGCGCGGCCGTCCAGCCGGATCGTCCGCCCCTCGCGTGCCGAACGATAGATTGCCGCGATGATCCGCATGTCGCGCAGGCCTTCCTCTCCCGACACGATCGGTTCCGCACCCGAGCGGACGCACTGCGCGAGATGATCGAGCTGGCCGGCAAACTGGGTCTTTCCCGGACCCGGCGGCGGCATGATCTCGCGCTCGCGGCCATCCTGGCCGAGCCACATGTGGTTGCCGTCGTAGCGGGTGGCCGGCTCGAGCTCGATCCGTCCCTGGTCGCCCATCAACAGGACGTGGTTCTGGTTGGCGCTATACATCGACTGGCAACCGGCGATCGCGCCCGACGGGAATTCGAGCGTCCACTCGATGATGTCCTCGACCTCGGTGAAGCGCGGGTCGCGACGGTCGGTCGACTCGCGCGCCGTCACCGCCGTCGGCTCCTCGCCGGTCATATAGCGCGCCGCCTGCAGGCTGTAGATGCCCATGTCCATCAGCGAACCGCCCCCGGCCAGCGCGCGCTTGAGCCGCCACACCGACGGGTCGCGCTGGACGAAGCCGTGTTCGGAGCGGACATAGCGGATCTTGCCGGCGGCCCCGCTCCGCGCCAGCCGCGTCGCCTCGAGGTTGAACGGTTCGAAGTGGCAGCGGTAGCCGATCATCAGCTTGCGCCCTGCCGCCTTGCACGCCGCGATCATCGTCTCGCACTCGGCGACCGACACCGCCATCGGCTTCTCGCACATCACATGCTTGCCCGCGCGCGCCGCCCGGACGGTGTACTCGACGTGCATCGAATTCGGCAGGCAGACGTAGACGATGTCGACGTCGGGGTTGTCGCGGATCGAATCGAAGGTCGCGTACGAATAGACCGAACGGTCGGGCAGCCCGTGCTCGGCGGCGACGCGCTTCGCCTTCGCCGCGTCGCCGCTGACCACGGCAGCCAGCCGCGAATGCGTGCAATTGGCGAACTGCGGAATGATCACGCCGAGCCCGTATGTACCGAGCCCGACGATCGCATAGCCCAATGGGCGGTCGGTTGCCCCGCGCGCGATGGTGCTCGAACCGGCAACCACCGCCGCAGCCGACAGCAACAGGTCGCGTCGTCCCAAGTCCATGCTTTCCCCCCAACTTCGCTCTATGCGTCGATGCGAGATGCAACGCATGGCGGTGATACCCCGACTATGCGCGCATT harbors:
- a CDS encoding cupin domain-containing protein — encoded protein: MRWLGAGLLVAFALAPGASAQTPVDPTGFAAAADIAAQVAAMTQAMTPEQGFAWKPLLRSGATVAAIEIWRKPARPAVHPDQAEYATVIAGAGTLVSGGTLEQPVTVKPDLVEGARIIGGTTRPLAPGDVILIPAGVPHWFGITGDRLVLLGTKVASEP
- a CDS encoding Gfo/Idh/MocA family protein yields the protein MDLGRRDLLLSAAAVVAGSSTIARGATDRPLGYAIVGLGTYGLGVIIPQFANCTHSRLAAVVSGDAAKAKRVAAEHGLPDRSVYSYATFDSIRDNPDVDIVYVCLPNSMHVEYTVRAARAGKHVMCEKPMAVSVAECETMIAACKAAGRKLMIGYRCHFEPFNLEATRLARSGAAGKIRYVRSEHGFVQRDPSVWRLKRALAGGGSLMDMGIYSLQAARYMTGEEPTAVTARESTDRRDPRFTEVEDIIEWTLEFPSGAIAGCQSMYSANQNHVLLMGDQGRIELEPATRYDGNHMWLGQDGREREIMPPPGPGKTQFAGQLDHLAQCVRSGAEPIVSGEEGLRDMRIIAAIYRSAREGRTIRLDGRA